In one Maniola jurtina chromosome 13, ilManJurt1.1, whole genome shotgun sequence genomic region, the following are encoded:
- the LOC123871250 gene encoding 26S proteasome complex subunit SEM1-like isoform X2 has product MADKQKVDLGLLEEDDEFEEFPTEHWGTEDADDADVSVWEDNWEDDIVQDDFSQQLKQQLEKLRQQEQQRQQNKG; this is encoded by the exons atgg CAGATAAGCAAAAAGTAGATCTTGGTCTTCTGGAGGAAGATGACGAATTCGAAGAATTCCCCACGGAAC ATTGGGGAACCGAAGACGCTGATGATGCGGATGTGTCCGTGTGGGAAGATAATTGGGAGGACGATATTGTGCAGGACGATTTCAGTCAGCAGCTAAA GCAACAGCTGGAGAAGCTGCGACAACAGGAGCAGCAGCGTCAACAGAATAAGGGCTAG
- the LOC123871250 gene encoding 26S proteasome complex subunit SEM1-like isoform X1, with product MKPAADKQKVDLGLLEEDDEFEEFPTEHWGTEDADDADVSVWEDNWEDDIVQDDFSQQLKQQLEKLRQQEQQRQQNKG from the exons ATGAAACCAGCAGCAGATAAGCAAAAAGTAGATCTTGGTCTTCTGGAGGAAGATGACGAATTCGAAGAATTCCCCACGGAAC ATTGGGGAACCGAAGACGCTGATGATGCGGATGTGTCCGTGTGGGAAGATAATTGGGAGGACGATATTGTGCAGGACGATTTCAGTCAGCAGCTAAA GCAACAGCTGGAGAAGCTGCGACAACAGGAGCAGCAGCGTCAACAGAATAAGGGCTAG